In a genomic window of Halobiforma lacisalsi AJ5:
- the cyaB gene encoding class IV adenylate cyclase — protein MYEVEVKVPADLQRVREQLESLEAGARPLESVVQVDTYYDAPHRSFPETDEALRIRSERTVSEADVVETEPSQAEESERDDDRTKLTYKGPLVDDESKTREEVETLVGDRTAMDALLTNLGFDPAATVRKSRDRYAVSVADLEFEDTAAETLLVTLDEVDGVGEYVEVETEIDDEGDLEAAREAAYALLERLGLDPDDGVRTSYLGLLLERS, from the coding sequence ATGTACGAGGTCGAAGTCAAGGTCCCGGCGGACTTACAGCGAGTCCGGGAACAGCTCGAGAGCCTGGAGGCTGGCGCACGACCGCTGGAGAGCGTGGTTCAGGTCGATACCTACTACGATGCGCCCCATCGCTCGTTTCCCGAGACTGACGAGGCGCTTCGGATCCGGTCGGAACGAACGGTGAGCGAGGCCGACGTGGTGGAGACCGAACCCTCCCAGGCAGAAGAAAGCGAGAGGGACGACGATCGAACGAAGCTCACGTACAAGGGCCCGCTCGTCGACGACGAGTCGAAAACCCGGGAGGAAGTCGAGACCCTGGTCGGCGACCGGACGGCGATGGACGCGCTCTTGACGAACCTGGGCTTCGATCCGGCGGCGACGGTCCGGAAGTCCCGTGATCGGTACGCCGTGTCGGTCGCGGACCTCGAGTTCGAGGACACGGCTGCCGAGACGTTGCTGGTCACCCTCGACGAGGTCGACGGCGTCGGCGAGTACGTCGAAGTCGAAACCGAGATCGACGACGAGGGGGACCTCGAGGCCGCACGGGAGGCTGCCTATGCTCTCCTCGAGCGGCTGGGACTCGATCCCGACGACGGGGTTCGGACCTCGTATCTCGGCCTATTGCTCGAGCGGTCCTGA
- a CDS encoding FKBP-type peptidyl-prolyl cis-trans isomerase, translated as MTEDQEAELDEQADDVDEAAVEDETETEAEGLQEGDFVKLAYTAYTVEEEQLVDTTDPDVAEEEGVDDQGQEFKPRTIVLGEGHIFEDVEEAVIGSEPGDEGTVTVPAADAFGEYDPDNVETVSAEKIDEDDRYPGANVQVDGRQGYISTIIGGRARVDFNHPLAGEDVEYEYEVVDVVDDREQQAAGLFEMMLGMEPELWIETDEVEEEVPVEPDEDDEDAEPEFETEVVEKETLYLEATPQMTMNQQWMMGKQQIGQQIIDQIGVDRLIVQEVIDGMGGMGMPGMMGGMGGAGGGDIEEALEDADVDADEIVEELEGAEE; from the coding sequence ATGACCGAGGATCAAGAGGCCGAGCTAGACGAGCAGGCCGATGACGTCGACGAAGCCGCAGTCGAAGACGAAACCGAGACCGAAGCCGAAGGGCTTCAGGAAGGCGATTTCGTCAAGCTCGCCTACACCGCCTACACCGTCGAAGAGGAACAGCTGGTCGACACGACCGACCCCGACGTCGCCGAAGAAGAGGGCGTCGACGACCAGGGCCAGGAGTTCAAGCCCCGCACGATCGTGCTGGGCGAGGGTCACATCTTCGAGGACGTCGAAGAAGCTGTCATCGGCTCCGAGCCCGGTGACGAGGGCACCGTGACGGTCCCCGCCGCGGACGCCTTCGGCGAGTACGACCCCGACAACGTCGAGACCGTCAGCGCCGAGAAAATCGACGAGGACGACCGCTACCCCGGCGCGAACGTCCAGGTCGACGGTCGCCAGGGCTACATCAGCACGATCATCGGCGGTCGTGCCCGCGTCGACTTCAACCACCCGCTGGCCGGCGAGGACGTCGAGTACGAGTACGAAGTCGTCGACGTCGTCGACGACCGCGAGCAGCAGGCCGCCGGTCTCTTCGAGATGATGCTCGGCATGGAACCCGAGCTCTGGATCGAGACCGACGAAGTCGAGGAAGAGGTCCCCGTCGAACCCGACGAGGACGATGAAGACGCCGAGCCCGAGTTCGAGACCGAAGTCGTCGAGAAGGAGACCCTCTACCTCGAGGCGACGCCCCAGATGACGATGAACCAGCAGTGGATGATGGGCAAACAGCAGATCGGTCAGCAGATCATCGACCAGATCGGCGTCGACCGACTCATCGTCCAGGAAGTCATCGACGGCATGGGCGGCATGGGCATGCCCGGTATGATGGGCGGCATGGGCGGTGCCGGCGGCGGCGACATCGAGGAGGCCCTCGAGGACGCCGACGTCGACGCCGACGAGATCGTCGAAGAGCTCGAAGGCGCCGAAGAGTAA
- a CDS encoding cytochrome C oxidase subunit IV family protein yields MAEIRTYALIYVALLLLGTGKFVFFEFDQYFTYTMAMGGTILLAVTKSLLIAGFYQHLVEEPRSITYMMGVAVFMVFLLAVAAGYSIQ; encoded by the coding sequence ATGGCTGAGATTCGAACGTACGCCCTGATCTACGTGGCACTGTTGCTCCTGGGTACGGGCAAGTTCGTGTTCTTCGAGTTCGATCAGTACTTCACGTATACGATGGCAATGGGGGGAACGATCCTGCTGGCGGTTACGAAGTCATTGCTGATCGCTGGCTTCTACCAGCACCTCGTCGAAGAACCGCGTTCGATCACGTACATGATGGGTGTCGCCGTGTTCATGGTCTTCCTGCTTGCCGTCGCGGCGGGCTACTCCATCCAGTAA
- a CDS encoding cbb3-type cytochrome c oxidase subunit I, translated as MSELPPRTSVKRWLVTTNHKDVGILYITTALFFLLFGGVLALAFRAHLWETGGTGLLADREFNQAVSMHGLLMVFWFLSPIATGFANYFVPLQIGADDLAFPRLNALSYWFYLFSGIIVALSFFQGSAYAGGWTMYAPLNVPTYTPAMQATTGGTATILGLALFLISVTVGTVNFLVTIHRQRAEGLGLWNMPIFTWSWLLTAWMMLFAFAALFAAGLLLLSDRLFLTQYFATDQGSGLLWGHLFWFFGHPEVYIVFFPALGIMFETFQTFCGRRLVGRKWVIIAMVLVAVQSFLVWMHHMFLTTINLEIKTLFMATTIGISLPFDLMVFALIYTMVKGRVRFTTPFLFSLGALVLFILGGITGVFLGAVVLDYEFRGTYWVVAHFHYVMVSGVTALVGGLYYWWPKMTGKMYSETLGKLNFAVYFIGFNLLYFPQFLAWETPRRVFNYAEGAQFYHQLSTVGAFVFGASFLIMFYTFAKSWVSGPDAPDNPWEYSRTAEWAVPSPPPLENWTGRPSYASGRLEFVDDSAATTDGGVAQGEGKAAEATVAHEEEHADHASIWPLGIGFGTFVFFLGLAGITPYVVQFAEGVAETVEYEPTREALSGLVGVAAEPNIIYPVLTLLGIAIMGVSLFKFGVEEFNVPEPAVAERWPFEGVDNTKFGVWVFLASDVMVFGAIIGGYIFLRLHMGWGQWEKVPFASWPGLLNTYVLLTSSFTVILALVFAERKNKKGLLGSMLATLLLAFTFMGVKAYEYGYKFSHGEYWWTSIEYSVYFVTTGLHALHVILGVLIALFMVYRIVSVDAYLEDHRPVEYFGLYWHFVDIVWVFLFPLFYLM; from the coding sequence ATGAGTGAGCTTCCACCGAGAACGTCGGTCAAGCGCTGGCTCGTTACGACCAATCACAAGGACGTCGGCATCCTTTACATAACGACGGCACTGTTCTTCCTGCTGTTTGGCGGGGTGCTCGCGCTGGCGTTCCGAGCCCATCTCTGGGAAACCGGCGGAACTGGGCTACTGGCGGACCGCGAGTTCAACCAGGCCGTCTCGATGCACGGTCTCTTGATGGTCTTCTGGTTCCTGTCGCCGATCGCGACCGGATTCGCGAACTACTTCGTGCCGCTCCAGATCGGTGCGGACGACCTCGCGTTCCCCCGACTGAACGCCCTGAGCTACTGGTTCTACCTGTTCTCGGGGATCATAGTCGCCCTCTCCTTCTTCCAGGGGAGCGCCTACGCGGGCGGCTGGACGATGTACGCTCCGCTGAACGTCCCCACCTACACGCCGGCAATGCAGGCGACAACCGGTGGGACGGCGACGATCCTCGGATTGGCGCTGTTCCTCATCTCGGTGACGGTCGGGACGGTGAACTTCCTCGTGACGATTCACCGCCAGCGCGCGGAAGGCCTCGGCCTCTGGAACATGCCGATCTTCACGTGGTCGTGGCTGTTGACCGCCTGGATGATGCTGTTCGCGTTCGCGGCACTGTTCGCCGCGGGGCTGCTGTTGCTGTCCGACCGCCTGTTCCTGACCCAGTACTTCGCGACGGACCAGGGGTCGGGGCTGTTGTGGGGACACCTCTTCTGGTTCTTCGGCCATCCGGAGGTGTACATCGTCTTCTTCCCCGCGTTGGGGATCATGTTCGAGACGTTCCAGACCTTCTGTGGTCGACGACTCGTCGGCCGGAAGTGGGTCATCATCGCGATGGTCCTCGTGGCCGTTCAGTCGTTCCTCGTCTGGATGCATCACATGTTCCTGACGACGATCAACCTCGAGATCAAGACCCTGTTCATGGCGACGACCATCGGGATCTCGCTACCGTTCGACCTGATGGTCTTCGCCCTGATTTACACGATGGTCAAGGGACGGGTCCGATTCACGACTCCGTTCCTGTTTAGTCTCGGCGCGCTCGTCCTGTTCATTCTGGGCGGGATCACCGGGGTCTTCCTGGGTGCCGTCGTGCTCGACTACGAGTTCCGTGGCACCTACTGGGTCGTCGCTCACTTCCACTACGTGATGGTCTCGGGCGTTACGGCATTGGTCGGCGGGCTCTACTACTGGTGGCCCAAGATGACCGGAAAGATGTACTCCGAGACACTCGGGAAGCTCAACTTCGCCGTCTACTTCATCGGCTTCAACCTGCTTTACTTCCCGCAGTTCCTCGCGTGGGAGACGCCACGACGCGTCTTCAACTACGCCGAGGGCGCGCAGTTCTACCACCAGCTCTCGACCGTCGGGGCCTTCGTCTTCGGCGCGTCGTTCCTGATCATGTTCTACACGTTCGCCAAGAGCTGGGTCTCCGGCCCCGACGCGCCGGACAACCCATGGGAGTACTCCCGTACGGCCGAGTGGGCGGTCCCGTCGCCGCCGCCGCTCGAGAACTGGACCGGCCGGCCGAGCTACGCCAGCGGCCGACTCGAGTTCGTCGACGACTCCGCGGCCACGACCGACGGTGGCGTCGCTCAGGGCGAAGGGAAAGCAGCCGAGGCGACCGTTGCACACGAGGAGGAACACGCCGATCATGCCAGCATCTGGCCGCTCGGGATCGGATTCGGGACGTTCGTGTTCTTCCTTGGGCTGGCCGGTATCACGCCCTACGTCGTCCAGTTCGCGGAAGGTGTCGCCGAAACCGTCGAGTACGAACCGACGCGAGAAGCGCTGTCCGGACTCGTCGGCGTCGCCGCCGAGCCGAACATAATCTACCCGGTGCTGACGCTGCTCGGGATCGCGATCATGGGCGTCTCGCTGTTCAAGTTCGGCGTCGAGGAGTTCAACGTGCCCGAGCCCGCGGTCGCCGAACGGTGGCCGTTCGAGGGCGTCGACAACACGAAGTTCGGCGTCTGGGTGTTCCTCGCCTCGGACGTCATGGTCTTCGGCGCCATCATCGGCGGCTACATCTTCCTGCGGCTCCACATGGGCTGGGGCCAGTGGGAGAAGGTGCCGTTCGCCTCCTGGCCCGGCCTGCTGAACACCTACGTCCTGTTGACCTCGAGTTTCACGGTCATCCTGGCGCTGGTGTTCGCCGAGCGCAAGAACAAGAAGGGCCTGCTCGGTTCGATGCTCGCGACGCTCCTGCTCGCGTTCACGTTCATGGGCGTCAAGGCCTACGAGTACGGCTACAAGTTCTCCCACGGCGAGTACTGGTGGACCAGCATCGAGTACTCGGTCTACTTCGTCACGACGGGGCTGCACGCCCTGCACGTGATCCTCGGGGTCCTGATCGCGCTGTTCATGGTCTACCGGATCGTGAGCGTCGACGCGTACCTCGAGGACCATCGTCCGGTCGAGTACTTCGGGCTCTACTGGCACTTCGTCGACATCGTGTGGGTGTTCCTGTTCCCGCTGTTCTACCTGATGTAG
- the coxB gene encoding cytochrome c oxidase subunit II: MEVVPRTRVDVFEDIFLVFLGLGTLVGIVVIAYTLYNAYKYRDTEDRSDDEDLPSVGELPTGGKGGKKLFLSFGLSAIIVISLVIWTYGMLLYVEDPGMENPGEDAMEIDVEGWAFEWDFYYENGVETSSLDDGLVLPADKPIWIEVTSTDVWHTFGISDLRVKADAIPGEYDQTWFVADEPGEHTVECFELCGPGHSGMTSDVTVYEQDRFDEWMDEQLTMTITLEDEDEERVTDGFELSLEHQNNDEFEDDLSFTFEDDEFENGSITIEDIEQGGPYDVEITFEGDEFDDIEDTIDFTGPVDETYTLETPGGDDENGGEDGESGDEGDENGEENQTDDENTDEETTDDGGDGE, from the coding sequence ATGGAGGTGGTCCCGAGGACGCGTGTCGACGTGTTCGAGGATATCTTCCTCGTATTCCTCGGGCTGGGTACGCTCGTCGGTATCGTGGTCATCGCGTACACGCTGTACAACGCGTACAAGTACCGCGACACCGAGGATCGATCCGACGACGAGGACCTCCCTTCCGTCGGAGAACTACCGACCGGTGGAAAGGGCGGAAAAAAACTGTTCCTGTCGTTCGGGCTGAGTGCCATCATCGTCATCTCGCTGGTCATCTGGACCTACGGGATGTTGCTGTACGTCGAAGACCCTGGAATGGAAAATCCGGGCGAAGACGCGATGGAAATCGACGTCGAAGGCTGGGCCTTCGAGTGGGACTTCTACTACGAGAACGGCGTGGAGACGTCGTCGCTCGACGATGGACTGGTACTCCCGGCTGATAAACCGATCTGGATAGAGGTGACGTCGACGGACGTCTGGCACACGTTCGGCATATCCGATCTCCGGGTGAAAGCTGACGCCATTCCCGGCGAATACGACCAGACCTGGTTCGTCGCCGACGAACCCGGCGAGCACACCGTGGAGTGTTTCGAACTCTGCGGACCCGGTCACAGCGGGATGACGTCCGACGTCACCGTCTACGAGCAAGATCGGTTCGACGAATGGATGGACGAACAACTGACCATGACGATCACCCTCGAGGACGAAGACGAAGAACGGGTGACCGACGGCTTCGAACTCTCGCTCGAGCACCAGAACAACGACGAGTTCGAAGACGACCTTAGCTTCACCTTCGAGGACGACGAGTTCGAGAACGGGTCGATTACCATCGAGGACATCGAACAGGGCGGCCCCTACGACGTGGAAATCACGTTCGAGGGCGACGAGTTCGACGACATCGAGGATACGATCGATTTCACCGGACCCGTCGACGAGACCTACACCCTCGAGACTCCCGGCGGAGACGACGAGAACGGCGGCGAAGACGGTGAAAGCGGTGACGAGGGTGACGAAAACGGAGAAGAGAACCAAACCGACGATGAAAACACCGACGAAGAAACGACCGACGACGGAGGTGACGGCGAATGA
- a CDS encoding adenylate kinase, producing MAGPRILILGAPGAGKGTQSAKITEEFDVEHITTGDALRANKDMDISDMDTEYDTPREYMDRGELVPDEVVNAIVDEALSQADGFVLDGYPRNLEQAEELEDMTDLDVVLYLDVSEDELVHRLTGRRLDPETDEIYHVEYNPPEDPEVEERLVQRDDDTEETVKERLRVFRENTEPVIEYYDEKGTLERVEGEQSPDEVWEDVRATIEDAA from the coding sequence ATGGCAGGGCCACGCATCCTGATCCTCGGCGCGCCCGGGGCAGGAAAGGGTACCCAGAGCGCAAAGATCACCGAAGAGTTCGACGTCGAGCACATTACCACCGGCGACGCGCTCCGTGCAAACAAAGACATGGACATCTCGGACATGGATACGGAGTACGACACGCCGCGGGAGTACATGGACCGGGGCGAACTCGTCCCCGACGAGGTCGTCAACGCCATCGTCGATGAGGCCCTCTCCCAGGCCGACGGGTTCGTCCTCGACGGCTACCCGCGAAACCTCGAGCAGGCCGAGGAACTCGAGGATATGACCGACCTCGACGTCGTCCTCTATCTGGACGTTAGCGAGGACGAACTCGTCCACCGACTGACCGGTCGCCGACTCGACCCCGAAACGGACGAAATCTACCACGTGGAGTACAACCCGCCGGAGGATCCCGAAGTCGAGGAGCGACTCGTCCAGCGCGACGACGACACCGAAGAGACGGTCAAAGAGCGACTCCGCGTCTTCCGCGAGAACACCGAGCCCGTGATCGAGTACTACGACGAGAAGGGAACGCTCGAGCGGGTCGAGGGGGAACAGTCGCCGGACGAAGTCTGGGAGGACGTCAGGGCGACGATCGAAGACGCGGCGTAA
- a CDS encoding DUF7289 family protein produces MPFRSPEGPDRTRRGQSTLIGLVLLIGMAAAISTSMLLVAGTTTADIQQDSEDERVESAFVELGQQLMTTSTESDVARSIDIDVGQDGAVVREDSGTINVSSEALETTALEDLTIGTVEYEGDGGTTIAYEAGAVFRETGNETRVVSAPPIHYETETDTLTMPVTTITGEQELGTGDVRLEHAETEAFREATVVENDSVTITIESDYYRGWESFFRNQAGDTSVQRVDHENRTIEVEVGYIDLESAYDSGVTYSEEVDDFKDEFGDDARVGNMPEMDPVIEEMREDAIEEANENPAHDLGTITGDVSLDDGLYYADEIDLQDSNTISADASSGNVTILVDGDVTISDPHAEVTVDTEGEDNALRIYLTGNFNMDKGKVAPDSSIGETKSEQLQVYGTSDLDGRFWDGNFTGTFYAASNDWEGPNELTGSEYQVDFHSNPEFNGGLVVHSANIHASAAEFEYDDSLEGGEFNAYPGDYTLPPQLTYLNVAKHEIEIDQN; encoded by the coding sequence ATGCCTTTCCGCAGTCCCGAGGGTCCAGATCGGACCCGCCGCGGGCAGTCGACGCTGATCGGCCTCGTCCTCCTAATTGGAATGGCCGCGGCCATCAGCACGAGCATGCTGCTCGTCGCGGGGACGACAACGGCCGACATTCAACAGGACTCCGAAGACGAGCGGGTCGAGAGCGCGTTCGTGGAACTGGGACAGCAGCTGATGACTACGTCGACCGAAAGCGACGTCGCTCGCTCGATCGACATCGACGTCGGTCAGGACGGTGCGGTCGTACGAGAGGACAGCGGGACGATCAACGTCTCCTCGGAAGCCCTCGAGACCACTGCGTTGGAGGATCTCACGATCGGAACCGTCGAGTACGAAGGAGACGGTGGAACGACGATCGCGTACGAAGCGGGCGCGGTCTTCCGCGAGACAGGGAACGAAACTCGCGTCGTTTCCGCACCGCCTATCCACTACGAGACGGAGACAGATACTCTCACGATGCCGGTCACGACGATCACCGGCGAGCAAGAGCTCGGGACCGGCGACGTGCGTCTCGAGCACGCGGAGACGGAGGCGTTCAGGGAAGCGACCGTGGTCGAAAACGATAGCGTGACGATCACGATCGAGAGCGATTACTACCGCGGCTGGGAGTCGTTCTTCCGGAATCAGGCCGGCGATACGTCGGTCCAGCGAGTCGACCACGAGAACCGAACTATCGAAGTCGAAGTGGGGTACATCGACCTGGAAAGCGCCTACGATTCGGGCGTGACCTACTCGGAGGAAGTGGACGACTTCAAAGACGAGTTCGGAGACGATGCTCGCGTCGGAAATATGCCCGAGATGGACCCAGTCATAGAGGAGATGCGAGAAGACGCAATCGAAGAAGCCAACGAAAACCCGGCCCATGATCTTGGAACGATCACCGGTGACGTGAGCCTAGACGACGGGCTATACTACGCCGACGAGATCGATCTGCAGGACTCGAACACGATCTCCGCGGATGCCTCTTCCGGTAACGTCACGATATTGGTCGATGGGGATGTTACGATCTCTGATCCCCACGCCGAGGTAACCGTAGACACGGAAGGTGAAGATAACGCGTTGCGAATTTATCTAACCGGGAATTTTAATATGGATAAGGGAAAGGTCGCTCCCGATTCGTCCATCGGTGAAACGAAATCCGAACAGTTGCAGGTGTACGGAACCTCTGACCTGGACGGTCGGTTCTGGGACGGGAACTTTACCGGCACGTTCTACGCTGCGAGCAACGATTGGGAGGGACCGAACGAGTTGACCGGCAGCGAGTACCAGGTCGACTTCCACTCCAACCCCGAATTTAACGGAGGACTCGTGGTACACTCGGCCAACATTCATGCCAGTGCGGCGGAATTCGAATACGACGACTCCCTCGAAGGTGGCGAATTCAACGCCTACCCGGGAGACTATACTCTTCCGCCGCAACTGACCTACCTCAACGTCGCAAAACACGAAATCGAAATCGACCAGAACTGA
- a CDS encoding vWA domain-containing protein, which yields MNESQKKDIRGRTDRGLSPVIGLILLLGLVAMAAVLILLTGFTAVDTVESDISQERGEQVMSQFDADLHTALIDGDASESVYLAEEGTYELSNSTLSVSVSNGYSEPETIDDIEIGTLEYDDGEGNRIGHQAGGVWRIEGDTSTVVSEPDIRYYREENEDGDEVGRLDLSVTSLQGEVGNGEHTVEPLERGEPSSVDDAIDEVGFVDDITLTISDTPYHDAWAEFLKDEFDAVEVDDCDAAPSDTNAVCHDPDNQEVSVVATIDADNPFADHVGLEPTVYGGLYAEESEGNYNELNVRGYDDHEVGTNSSDDLLVINDDLTLTGSSTVEAVPVLDGILDKTGGKPTVSQITYAGGIDGSGPPADYEFINTTGDGNTEVYWLDGDTSDNLVANMSSPFDPVEPIDDELETAVEDLEYLESTDQAGDAVAEDDLEAGLYYGSSLDPSSIDTRDGDVHVGTDGSVTLSDLEIEGGNSTYLYADGPVTIKDEVTIEDDDRAHALWVYGNSNDKITIEADFEGVVYAPGSEVEIKNNVEITGAVVAGDVKLGPHATINFDRSLRTDVPIPEENREIEVVEVGTRDPLDVTFVLDRSGSMGPGNPFSSYYSPSTLEKIDGDEWQPMPVDDPFRNYWRYSGSNNRIEVKDENGNTSVLDPRQGGRTEQWEEIRVYPDDCGYFSCDTYIGTYPNAGNDPDKLRVDATRDFIGMLNQTEDRAGIYEFATVSDTQALQELTDDLTKVEESVVGNEYGGTNIAAGMDRALDDYRTTPANGNERVMILLSDGENSDSNDDEVARELAEEDANDLDVTIYTIGLGFDDLNEDLLEDIAEETGGENVNVDDAEELEDVFGEIGEDVTAESDFTFDIDSVPDSASGSSEYVIDIDEHSVLIED from the coding sequence ATGAACGAGTCGCAAAAAAAGGACATTCGCGGCCGAACGGACCGTGGACTAAGTCCAGTGATAGGATTGATCCTGCTGCTGGGTCTCGTGGCCATGGCTGCGGTCCTCATCCTGCTCACGGGGTTCACGGCGGTCGACACCGTCGAATCCGATATCTCACAAGAGCGGGGCGAACAGGTGATGAGCCAGTTCGACGCCGACCTTCACACGGCGTTGATCGACGGCGACGCGAGCGAATCGGTCTATCTCGCGGAAGAGGGGACCTACGAACTGTCGAACAGCACGCTCTCGGTCAGCGTATCGAACGGCTACAGCGAACCGGAAACGATCGACGACATCGAAATCGGAACGCTCGAGTACGACGACGGCGAGGGTAACCGGATCGGTCACCAGGCTGGCGGTGTCTGGCGAATAGAGGGGGACACATCCACGGTCGTCTCGGAACCGGACATCCGATACTACCGCGAAGAAAACGAGGATGGGGACGAAGTGGGCCGACTCGACCTCTCCGTGACGAGCCTACAGGGCGAGGTCGGGAACGGCGAACACACGGTCGAGCCGCTCGAGCGGGGCGAACCGTCGTCGGTCGACGACGCGATTGACGAGGTCGGCTTCGTCGACGATATTACGCTCACCATCTCGGACACGCCGTACCACGACGCCTGGGCGGAGTTCCTGAAAGACGAGTTCGACGCCGTCGAGGTGGATGACTGCGACGCGGCCCCGTCGGATACGAACGCGGTCTGTCACGACCCCGACAACCAGGAAGTCAGCGTCGTTGCGACGATCGACGCCGACAACCCCTTCGCCGATCATGTCGGCCTCGAGCCAACGGTGTACGGCGGGTTATACGCCGAGGAGAGCGAGGGGAACTACAACGAACTCAACGTGCGCGGGTACGACGATCACGAGGTCGGCACGAACAGCTCCGACGACCTGTTGGTTATCAATGACGACCTCACGCTTACCGGTAGCTCTACGGTCGAAGCCGTCCCCGTCTTAGACGGCATTCTCGACAAAACGGGAGGGAAACCGACCGTCTCCCAGATCACCTATGCTGGTGGAATCGACGGATCGGGTCCGCCGGCCGACTACGAATTTATCAATACGACCGGGGACGGGAATACCGAGGTTTACTGGCTCGACGGGGATACGTCGGACAACTTAGTCGCAAACATGTCGTCCCCGTTCGACCCGGTCGAACCGATCGACGACGAACTCGAAACGGCCGTCGAGGACCTCGAGTACCTCGAGAGCACCGATCAAGCGGGCGATGCGGTCGCGGAAGACGACCTCGAGGCCGGACTCTATTACGGCTCGAGTCTCGACCCGAGTTCGATCGACACCCGTGACGGGGACGTCCACGTCGGGACGGACGGCTCCGTGACGCTCTCCGACCTCGAGATCGAGGGGGGCAACAGCACGTATCTGTACGCAGACGGCCCGGTGACGATCAAAGACGAGGTCACGATAGAGGACGACGATCGGGCACACGCCCTCTGGGTGTACGGAAACAGCAACGACAAGATTACGATCGAGGCGGACTTCGAGGGGGTCGTCTACGCCCCCGGTAGCGAGGTCGAGATCAAAAACAACGTCGAGATCACGGGTGCCGTCGTCGCAGGGGACGTAAAACTCGGTCCGCACGCTACGATCAACTTCGACCGCTCGCTCCGAACCGACGTACCGATTCCCGAAGAAAACCGGGAGATCGAGGTGGTCGAAGTCGGGACTCGAGACCCGCTCGACGTGACGTTCGTGTTGGATCGTTCCGGATCAATGGGTCCAGGGAATCCGTTCTCTTCGTATTACTCACCGAGCACTTTGGAGAAAATTGATGGTGACGAGTGGCAACCGATGCCGGTTGACGATCCGTTCCGAAATTATTGGCGTTATTCCGGGAGCAATAATCGAATCGAGGTAAAAGACGAAAACGGGAACACGAGCGTTCTCGATCCGCGACAGGGCGGGCGGACAGAACAGTGGGAGGAGATCCGTGTCTACCCAGACGATTGTGGATACTTTAGCTGCGACACGTATATCGGCACGTATCCCAATGCCGGGAACGACCCGGACAAGTTGCGGGTCGATGCGACTCGAGACTTCATCGGAATGTTGAACCAGACGGAAGACCGGGCCGGAATCTACGAATTCGCCACTGTATCGGATACGCAGGCACTACAGGAACTCACTGATGACCTCACCAAGGTCGAGGAAAGCGTCGTCGGTAACGAGTACGGCGGTACCAATATCGCTGCCGGGATGGACCGCGCTCTCGACGACTATCGGACGACTCCGGCGAATGGGAACGAACGGGTGATGATCCTCCTGAGCGACGGTGAAAACAGCGATTCAAACGACGACGAAGTTGCCCGTGAGCTAGCGGAGGAAGATGCGAACGACCTCGACGTGACGATTTACACCATCGGGCTCGGGTTCGACGATCTCAACGAAGATCTCCTCGAGGACATCGCCGAAGAGACCGGCGGTGAAAACGTCAACGTCGACGACGCCGAGGAACTCGAGGACGTCTTCGGCGAGATCGGCGAAGACGTCACGGCCGAGTCGGACTTCACCTTCGACATCGACTCGGTCCCCGACTCCGCCAGCGGTTCGAGCGAGTACGTGATCGACATCGACGAACACAGCGTGTTGATCGAGGACTGA